In a single window of the Limnohabitans sp. 2KL-27 genome:
- the argA gene encoding amino-acid N-acetyltransferase yields the protein MSTVFNFTFVPWFRSVAPYIHMHRGKTFVVGIAGEAIAAGKLQNLAQDLALIQSMGVKIVLVHGFRPQVNEQLAAKGHTPKYAQGIRITDSVALDCAQEAAGQLRYEIEAAFSQGLPNTPMAGSTVRVISGNFITARPVGIVDGVDFQHSGLVRKVDVDGIMRTLDMGAMVLLSPFGFSPTGEAFNLAMEEVATSVAAELQADKLIFVTEIAGIRMQPAEPASDDNPIDTELPLAAAKQLLASLPRPTEPTDIGFYLQHCVKACEEGVERSHILPFAVDGSLLLEVYVHDGIGTMVVDEKLEELREATADDVGGILQLIEPFEKDGTLVKRDRNEIERDVDHYTIIDHDGVIFACAALYPYPEAKTAEMAALTVSPQSQGQGDGEKVLKRVEQRARAMGLKSIFVLTTRTMHWFIKRGFVQQDPDWLPEARKRKYNWDRKSQVLVKKL from the coding sequence ATGTCCACAGTATTCAATTTCACCTTCGTGCCCTGGTTCCGGTCGGTGGCGCCCTACATCCACATGCACCGGGGCAAGACCTTTGTGGTCGGCATCGCGGGCGAGGCGATTGCAGCGGGCAAGTTGCAAAACCTGGCGCAAGACCTGGCACTGATCCAAAGCATGGGCGTCAAGATCGTGCTGGTTCACGGCTTTCGGCCCCAAGTGAACGAGCAACTGGCCGCCAAGGGCCACACCCCCAAATACGCACAAGGCATTCGCATCACCGACAGCGTGGCACTCGACTGCGCCCAAGAGGCTGCGGGCCAGCTGCGTTACGAGATCGAAGCGGCTTTCAGCCAAGGCCTGCCCAACACGCCCATGGCGGGCTCCACGGTGCGGGTGATTTCGGGCAACTTCATCACCGCACGGCCGGTGGGCATTGTGGACGGCGTGGATTTCCAGCACTCGGGCTTGGTGCGCAAGGTCGATGTCGACGGGATCATGCGCACACTCGACATGGGCGCGATGGTGCTGCTCTCGCCCTTTGGCTTCTCGCCCACGGGCGAGGCCTTCAACCTGGCCATGGAAGAAGTGGCCACCAGCGTGGCCGCCGAATTGCAAGCCGACAAGCTGATTTTTGTGACCGAAATTGCGGGCATCCGCATGCAGCCGGCTGAGCCCGCCAGCGACGACAACCCGATTGACACCGAGCTGCCGCTGGCCGCGGCCAAGCAGTTGCTGGCCTCGCTGCCCCGGCCGACCGAGCCGACCGACATTGGCTTTTACCTGCAGCATTGCGTGAAGGCCTGCGAAGAAGGCGTGGAGCGCTCGCACATCCTGCCCTTTGCGGTGGACGGCTCGCTGCTGCTGGAGGTGTATGTGCACGACGGCATCGGCACCATGGTGGTCGATGAAAAACTCGAAGAGCTGCGCGAGGCCACAGCCGACGATGTGGGCGGCATCTTGCAGCTGATCGAGCCCTTCGAGAAAGACGGCACCCTGGTCAAGCGTGACCGCAACGAGATCGAGCGCGATGTGGACCACTACACCATCATCGACCATGATGGTGTGATCTTTGCCTGCGCGGCGCTCTACCCCTACCCCGAGGCCAAAACGGCCGAGATGGCGGCGCTGACCGTGTCACCCCAGTCGCAAGGACAAGGCGACGGTGAAAAAGTGCTCAAGCGCGTGGAGCAACGGGCCCGTGCCATGGGCCTCAAAAGCATCTTCGTGCTGACCACCCGGACCATGCACTGGTTCATCAAACGCGGCTTTGTTCAGCAAGACCCCGATTGGTTGCCCGAAGCGCGCAAGCGCAAGTACAACTGGGACCGCAAGAGCCAGGTTTTGGTGAAAAAGCTCTGA
- a CDS encoding disulfide bond formation protein B, giving the protein MNLSLVASATPSRWMALIASSGIGMLIFGLYLQHVVGLNPCPMCIVQRYALIGVVLCGAIGWRLTGRGLAGSAALLVLVAGFGAFTAARQSWLQWYPPEVVTCGRDFYGMVENFPLNRAIPMIFKGSGDCSKIDWTFLGGSIANWSFVAFVVFGLVGLLVAFKAVRSR; this is encoded by the coding sequence ATGAACCTCTCCTTGGTGGCCTCGGCCACGCCCTCACGCTGGATGGCCCTGATTGCTTCATCGGGAATCGGCATGCTGATTTTTGGCCTGTATTTGCAGCACGTGGTGGGGCTCAACCCGTGCCCGATGTGCATCGTGCAGCGCTATGCCCTCATTGGGGTTGTGCTTTGTGGGGCCATCGGTTGGCGCTTGACTGGCCGGGGGCTGGCCGGGTCTGCTGCGCTTCTGGTGCTGGTGGCAGGTTTTGGTGCATTCACCGCCGCCCGCCAAAGCTGGCTGCAGTGGTACCCGCCCGAGGTCGTCACTTGCGGGCGTGACTTTTACGGCATGGTCGAAAATTTCCCCCTCAACCGCGCCATCCCCATGATCTTCAAAGGCAGCGGCGACTGCAGCAAGATCGACTGGACTTTTTTAGGCGGCTCGATCGCCAACTGGTCGTTTGTGGCGTTTGTCGTCTTTGGCTTGGTGGGCTTGCTGGTCGCCTTCAAAGCGGTTCGCAGCCGCTGA
- a CDS encoding ferredoxin--NADP reductase, producing the protein MSAFLEERVLSVHHWTDRLFSFTTTRDQALRFSNGHFTMIGLRGDNGKPLLRAYSIASANYEEHLEFLSIKVPDGPLTSKLQHIQVGDTIVVGRKPTGTLLIDYLLPGKNLYLMATGTGLAPFMSIIRDPETYERFEKVILVHGVRQVNELAYHDYITQELPANEFLGEMVSQQLLYYPTVTREPYKNQGRLTDLIENGQLFADLGLSKLNPETDRVMICGSPGMLKDLKRICEERGLVEGNTSTPGAFVIERAFAEA; encoded by the coding sequence ATGAGTGCATTTCTTGAAGAACGCGTTTTGAGCGTTCACCACTGGACCGATCGCCTGTTCAGCTTCACCACCACACGAGACCAGGCCCTGCGCTTTTCGAATGGCCACTTCACCATGATCGGGCTGCGCGGCGACAACGGCAAACCGCTGTTGCGTGCCTATTCGATCGCCAGCGCCAATTACGAAGAGCACTTGGAGTTTTTGAGCATCAAGGTGCCCGATGGCCCGCTGACCTCCAAGCTGCAGCACATTCAGGTGGGCGACACCATCGTGGTGGGCCGCAAGCCCACAGGCACTTTGCTCATTGACTATTTGTTGCCTGGCAAAAACCTGTACCTCATGGCCACCGGCACAGGCTTGGCCCCGTTCATGAGCATCATCCGCGACCCCGAAACCTACGAGCGCTTTGAGAAAGTGATCCTGGTGCACGGCGTGCGCCAGGTCAACGAGCTGGCCTACCACGACTACATCACCCAAGAGCTGCCCGCCAACGAGTTCTTGGGCGAGATGGTGAGCCAGCAGCTCCTGTACTACCCCACGGTGACGCGCGAGCCCTACAAAAACCAGGGGCGCCTGACCGATCTGATCGAAAACGGCCAGCTGTTTGCAGATCTGGGCCTGTCCAAGCTCAACCCGGAAACCGACCGCGTCATGATCTGCGGCAGCCCCGGGATGCTCAAAGACCTCAAGCGCATCTGCGAAGAACGTGGCCTGGTAGAAGGCAACACCAGCACCCCCGGCGCCTTCGTCATCGAACGCGCATTTGCCGAAGCTTGA
- a CDS encoding oxidative damage protection protein translates to MARTVQCIKLGKEAEGLDFPPYPGELGKRIWESVSKQAWADWLKHQTMLVNENRLNLADLRARQYLARQMENHFFGDGADAAQGYVPPAAG, encoded by the coding sequence ATGGCACGCACCGTTCAATGCATCAAACTCGGCAAAGAAGCAGAGGGTCTGGATTTTCCGCCCTACCCCGGCGAGCTGGGCAAGCGCATCTGGGAGAGCGTGAGCAAGCAGGCTTGGGCCGACTGGCTCAAGCACCAAACCATGCTGGTCAATGAAAACCGCCTGAACCTGGCCGACCTGCGCGCCCGCCAGTACCTGGCCCGTCAGATGGAAAACCACTTCTTCGGCGATGGCGCCGATGCCGCACAAGGCTATGTGCCGCCTGCAGCGGGTTGA
- the mnmC gene encoding FAD-dependent 5-carboxymethylaminomethyl-2-thiouridine(34) oxidoreductase MnmC yields the protein MSPPPDTRQALVIGAGLSGSAVAHSLAVRGWTVTVLDRAPGVGAGASGLPAGLAAPHVSPDDNVLSRITRAGVQATLQRAQALLHRGTDWALTGVLEHNLAGKRKLPADTTDHHSTPASAAQVAAAGLPPGTPALWHAQAGWIRPRQLVAAQLQTPGVQVRWGQQVQGIERRGDAWAVTDAQGQTLGQAPWLVLASAFDSLALLRPLPGLSVPLNPLRGQVSFGHMADLKDAQRQLLPPFPVNGHGSFISGVPTSEGPLGWFIGATFERNCEQAPVRTQDHAANQERLATLLPALGQAMAGEFEPQHVHGWAGLRCTLPNRLPAVGPLDPLRWPGLCLSTGMGARGISLAVLCGELTGAWLSQETLPLPPALAKHLAADRFV from the coding sequence TTGAGCCCGCCACCCGACACGCGCCAGGCGCTGGTGATCGGTGCCGGCCTGTCAGGCTCGGCCGTGGCGCACAGCTTGGCCGTGCGGGGTTGGACGGTCACGGTTTTGGACCGCGCCCCCGGGGTGGGGGCTGGCGCATCCGGCTTGCCTGCAGGTTTGGCCGCACCCCACGTTTCACCCGACGACAACGTGCTCTCGCGCATCACGCGGGCCGGCGTGCAAGCCACGCTGCAACGCGCCCAAGCACTCCTGCACAGAGGCACCGATTGGGCGCTGACCGGTGTTCTGGAACACAACCTAGCGGGCAAACGCAAACTGCCAGCGGACACCACCGACCACCACAGCACCCCGGCCAGTGCGGCGCAGGTGGCCGCTGCAGGGCTGCCGCCCGGCACGCCCGCGCTTTGGCACGCACAGGCGGGATGGATTCGGCCGCGGCAACTGGTGGCCGCACAGCTGCAAACACCGGGCGTTCAAGTGCGCTGGGGCCAGCAGGTGCAAGGCATCGAGCGGCGCGGCGATGCCTGGGCCGTGACCGATGCCCAAGGCCAAACGCTGGGCCAGGCCCCTTGGCTGGTGCTGGCCAGCGCCTTTGACAGCCTGGCTTTGCTGCGGCCTCTGCCTGGCTTGTCCGTGCCGCTGAACCCTTTGCGTGGGCAAGTCAGTTTTGGCCACATGGCCGACTTGAAAGACGCCCAGCGCCAGCTGCTGCCGCCTTTCCCGGTCAACGGCCACGGCAGCTTCATCAGCGGCGTGCCCACGTCCGAGGGCCCCCTCGGCTGGTTCATCGGCGCCACCTTCGAGCGCAACTGCGAGCAGGCACCCGTGCGCACGCAAGACCATGCGGCCAACCAAGAGCGCCTGGCCACGCTGCTTCCCGCTTTGGGCCAGGCCATGGCCGGGGAATTCGAGCCGCAGCACGTCCACGGCTGGGCCGGTTTGCGCTGCACCTTGCCCAACCGCCTGCCTGCGGTCGGCCCCCTCGACCCCCTACGCTGGCCAGGCCTGTGCCTGAGCACAGGCATGGGCGCGCGCGGCATCAGCCTGGCCGTTTTGTGCGGTGAACTCACCGGCGCTTGGCTGAGCCAGGAGACCTTGCCCTTGCCTCCTGCATTGGCCAAACACCTGGCGGCCGATCGCTTCGTTTAA
- a CDS encoding FMN-binding glutamate synthase family protein: MARQSFSRYLPWLVTAPAALLAWPVSAWASAGFAGLFVLGWMDFKQTKQAVRRNYPLTGRLRYGLEYIRPEIRQYFLEDDEEKLPFSRNQRAMVYARSKVQNDKRGFGSIKDMYHAQSEWVTHSLQPTDLDPANFRITVGEGQCQQPYALSLLNISGMSFGALSPNAIKALNKGAAMGQFAHDTGEGSISRHHREPGGDLIWQIASGYFGCRTPEGRFDPVRFAEQARSPQVKMIELKLSQGAKPGHGGVLPKAKVSPEIAEARGVPMGQDCVSPARHSAFSTPLELLGFLGQLRQLSGGKPVGIKLCVGHPAEWFSLVKAMLETGQTPDFIVVDGSEGGTGAAPIEFADHVGMPLRDGLRLVHNSLVGAGLRDRIKIGASGKVISAFDMARCLALGADWCNAARGFMFALGCIQSRSCHTDHCPTGVATQDPVRQRAIVVTDKAERVFYFHANTLHALADLVGAAGLQKPGDITPHHLMVRNGDGQARTLASNIDTLVSGQLVSAAQATTLPSPFAEFWSASDAGHWGVPDQTPGKR; the protein is encoded by the coding sequence ATGGCCCGTCAATCTTTCTCGCGTTACCTCCCCTGGCTGGTCACTGCCCCGGCCGCCCTCCTCGCCTGGCCCGTCTCGGCTTGGGCCAGTGCCGGCTTTGCTGGGCTGTTTGTATTGGGCTGGATGGACTTCAAGCAAACCAAACAAGCGGTGCGGCGCAACTACCCGCTGACGGGTCGATTGCGTTACGGGCTGGAATACATCCGGCCTGAAATCCGGCAATACTTTCTGGAAGACGACGAGGAAAAACTGCCTTTTTCGCGCAACCAACGTGCCATGGTCTACGCCCGCTCCAAAGTGCAAAACGACAAACGCGGCTTTGGCAGCATCAAGGACATGTACCACGCGCAATCCGAGTGGGTGACGCATTCCCTGCAGCCCACCGATCTGGACCCGGCCAACTTCAGGATCACGGTGGGCGAAGGCCAGTGTCAGCAGCCCTATGCCTTGTCGCTGCTCAATATTTCCGGCATGAGCTTCGGGGCTTTGTCGCCCAACGCCATCAAGGCTCTGAACAAGGGGGCCGCGATGGGGCAGTTTGCGCACGACACCGGAGAGGGCAGCATCTCCCGGCATCACCGCGAACCGGGCGGCGATTTGATCTGGCAAATCGCCTCGGGCTATTTTGGTTGCCGCACTCCCGAAGGCCGGTTTGACCCCGTGCGGTTTGCCGAGCAGGCCCGCTCACCCCAAGTCAAAATGATCGAGCTGAAACTGTCTCAAGGGGCCAAACCTGGCCACGGCGGGGTTTTGCCCAAAGCCAAAGTCAGCCCCGAGATTGCCGAAGCACGGGGCGTGCCCATGGGGCAGGACTGTGTGTCCCCGGCCCGGCATTCGGCCTTCAGCACCCCGCTGGAGCTGTTGGGGTTTTTGGGGCAGCTGCGCCAACTCTCGGGCGGCAAGCCCGTGGGCATCAAGCTGTGCGTGGGGCATCCGGCCGAATGGTTCTCGCTGGTCAAGGCCATGCTCGAGACCGGTCAAACGCCCGATTTCATCGTGGTGGATGGCTCCGAGGGTGGCACAGGTGCCGCGCCCATCGAGTTTGCCGACCATGTGGGCATGCCTTTGCGTGACGGGCTGCGCTTGGTGCACAACAGCCTGGTGGGGGCGGGTCTGCGCGATCGCATCAAGATCGGCGCCTCCGGCAAGGTGATTTCGGCCTTCGACATGGCCCGCTGTCTGGCCTTGGGGGCCGACTGGTGCAACGCGGCGCGGGGCTTCATGTTCGCGCTGGGCTGCATCCAGTCGCGCAGCTGCCACACCGACCACTGCCCCACGGGCGTGGCCACGCAAGACCCGGTGCGCCAACGCGCCATTGTGGTGACCGACAAGGCCGAACGGGTGTTTTACTTTCACGCCAACACCTTGCACGCCTTGGCCGACCTGGTGGGCGCGGCGGGGCTGCAAAAACCCGGCGACATCACACCGCACCACCTGATGGTGCGAAATGGCGACGGACAAGCCCGCACATTGGCTTCCAACATCGACACCCTGGTGTCAGGCCAGCTTGTGAGCGCTGCGCAAGCCACCACGCTGCCCAGCCCCTTTGCAGAATTTTGGAGCGCCAGCGATGCCGGTCACTGGGGCGTGCCGGATCAGACACCGGGAAAGCGGTAA
- a CDS encoding HD-GYP domain-containing protein has product MKEDKFDDPDQLMLAQADAGLVLVDPVSGRIEGLNPAWPQWLGRATASLQGTVFWDEGGWRQPEVVRSLVSLTSLPLAMPPMAVTALNEDRESLSLVISARSVNLSGQRLVLCTLVRSSSAQALAMSSSVAETALMGVVQALITVLEVHDPDSIGHQRRVADLAGTLARKLQWRPDEVEAVILAALIHDLGMVTVPSRILGKTEMLSQAEVKQIQKHVMTALDMLNHIEFAGPVKAYIAQHHERIDGSGYPLGLKGADVLRGSQVIGMSDMLDAMTRDRPYQSAQTMDQALQVLLVSSGIQFDADLVQACVALFVQEGYRFPGV; this is encoded by the coding sequence ATGAAGGAAGACAAGTTCGACGATCCAGACCAACTCATGCTGGCCCAGGCCGATGCGGGTTTGGTTCTGGTGGATCCGGTCAGCGGTCGCATTGAAGGCCTCAACCCGGCTTGGCCCCAATGGCTGGGGCGCGCCACAGCGTCGTTGCAGGGCACTGTTTTTTGGGATGAAGGGGGCTGGCGTCAGCCCGAGGTGGTTCGCTCGCTGGTGTCCTTGACCAGTTTGCCTTTGGCCATGCCACCCATGGCCGTGACGGCCTTGAACGAGGACCGGGAAAGTTTGTCGCTGGTGATCAGCGCCCGATCAGTGAACCTGTCCGGCCAACGGCTGGTGCTGTGCACCTTGGTGCGCAGCAGTTCGGCGCAAGCGCTGGCGATGTCCTCTTCTGTGGCCGAAACGGCCCTCATGGGCGTGGTGCAGGCGCTGATCACCGTGCTCGAGGTGCACGACCCGGACTCGATCGGTCACCAACGGCGCGTGGCTGATCTGGCCGGGACCCTGGCCCGAAAGCTTCAGTGGCGCCCCGACGAGGTGGAGGCGGTGATCTTGGCCGCCTTGATTCATGACCTGGGCATGGTCACGGTGCCATCGCGGATTTTGGGCAAAACTGAGATGTTGTCCCAGGCGGAGGTCAAGCAAATCCAAAAGCATGTGATGACCGCGCTGGACATGCTCAACCACATTGAATTCGCAGGCCCGGTCAAGGCCTACATCGCCCAGCACCACGAACGCATCGACGGCAGCGGCTATCCCTTGGGGCTCAAAGGCGCAGATGTCTTGCGGGGTTCCCAGGTCATTGGCATGTCGGACATGCTGGACGCCATGACGCGAGACCGTCCTTACCAGAGCGCTCAAACCATGGACCAGGCTTTGCAGGTTTTGTTGGTCTCATCGGGCATCCAGTTTGATGCCGATCTGGTGCAAGCCTGTGTGGCTTTGTTCGTGCAAGAGGGTTACCGCTTTCCCGGTGTCTGA
- a CDS encoding ABC transporter substrate-binding protein, giving the protein MNRLIATGLLTAVALSPVFAQAPIKIGEINSYSAIPQFTQPYKQGWQLAVEEINAQGGLLGRKVEVIARDDAGKPDEALRHAIELTSKEKVDVLAGGFLSNVGLALADHAAKSKRLFVASEPLTDAIVWDKGNRYTFRLRPSTYMQSAMLVEEAAKLPAKRWATIAPNYEYGQSAVTSFKELLKAKRPDVEFVSEQWPAQGKIDAGSTLTATMASKPDAIFNVTFGADLARLVREGNQRNIFPKTPVVSLLSGEPEYLEVLKDETPKGWIVTGYPWDQLDNKDHASFAANYYKKFNENPKVGSVVGYATMQAIFAAIKKANSTDNEKLVTAMRGLKFSTPFGPAEFRAIDQQSTMGAYVGKLDQRGGKGTMVQWRYADGKSYQPSDAYVRARRPAEAMK; this is encoded by the coding sequence ATGAACCGCCTTATTGCCACGGGCCTGTTGACTGCGGTCGCCCTGTCCCCTGTTTTTGCCCAGGCCCCGATCAAAATCGGTGAGATCAACAGCTACTCCGCCATCCCCCAATTCACCCAGCCCTACAAACAAGGCTGGCAGCTGGCGGTCGAAGAGATCAACGCGCAAGGCGGCCTGCTGGGTCGCAAGGTCGAGGTGATTGCCCGAGACGACGCAGGCAAGCCCGACGAGGCGCTGCGCCACGCGATCGAGTTGACGTCCAAAGAAAAAGTGGATGTGCTGGCCGGAGGCTTTTTGTCCAATGTGGGTCTGGCCTTGGCCGACCACGCCGCCAAAAGCAAACGCCTGTTTGTGGCCAGTGAGCCTTTGACCGACGCCATCGTTTGGGACAAGGGCAACCGCTACACCTTCCGTCTGCGGCCCAGCACCTACATGCAGTCGGCCATGCTGGTCGAAGAAGCGGCCAAGCTGCCCGCCAAGCGCTGGGCCACGATTGCGCCCAACTACGAATATGGGCAAAGCGCCGTGACCAGCTTCAAGGAGCTGCTCAAAGCCAAGCGTCCCGATGTGGAGTTTGTGAGCGAGCAGTGGCCCGCCCAGGGCAAGATCGACGCGGGCAGCACCCTCACGGCCACCATGGCCAGCAAGCCCGATGCGATTTTCAACGTGACCTTTGGCGCCGACCTGGCCCGGCTGGTGCGCGAAGGCAACCAGCGCAACATTTTCCCCAAGACGCCTGTGGTGTCGCTGCTCTCGGGCGAGCCCGAGTACCTGGAGGTGTTGAAAGACGAAACCCCCAAGGGCTGGATCGTGACCGGCTACCCCTGGGACCAGCTCGACAACAAAGACCACGCCAGCTTTGCCGCCAACTACTACAAGAAGTTCAACGAAAACCCCAAGGTCGGCTCGGTGGTGGGCTACGCCACCATGCAGGCGATCTTTGCGGCCATCAAAAAAGCCAACTCCACCGACAACGAGAAGCTGGTGACCGCCATGCGTGGCCTCAAATTCAGCACGCCCTTTGGTCCGGCCGAGTTCCGCGCGATTGACCAGCAGTCCACCATGGGCGCTTATGTGGGCAAGCTCGACCAGCGTGGCGGCAAGGGCACCATGGTGCAGTGGCGCTATGCCGATGGCAAGAGTTACCAGCCCAGCGATGCCTATGTCAGAGCGCGCCGCCCGGCAGAAGCGATGAAGTGA
- a CDS encoding sulfite exporter TauE/SafE family protein, producing the protein MVDFAYVFAGFFVGFVVGLTGVGGGSLMTPILIFFFGVKPYMAVGTDLLFAAFTKMGGTVSFDRQRIVPWRVVGLLSAGSIPACLVTLEFLRWVGPASAQVQSLMTTTLGVALLLTAAAMLYKAVRGQQVPRHLAAADEARASTPRHWSLPVLFGALIGTFVTLTSVGAGAIGVTVLLLLYPLLPLPRVVAADVAYAVPLTLVAGLGHASLGSVDWPLLAKLLVGSLPGIWLGSHLTHHTPDRVIRSLLSVLLAWAGTKLVLI; encoded by the coding sequence ATGGTTGATTTCGCTTATGTCTTTGCAGGTTTTTTCGTCGGCTTTGTGGTGGGCCTGACGGGTGTGGGCGGCGGGTCCTTGATGACGCCGATCCTGATCTTTTTCTTTGGCGTCAAGCCGTACATGGCCGTGGGCACCGACTTGCTGTTTGCGGCCTTCACCAAGATGGGCGGCACTGTGAGTTTTGACCGCCAACGTATCGTGCCTTGGCGCGTGGTGGGTTTACTCAGTGCGGGCAGCATCCCAGCGTGTCTGGTGACTTTGGAATTTTTGCGCTGGGTTGGCCCGGCCTCTGCCCAAGTGCAGTCGCTGATGACCACAACGCTGGGCGTGGCTTTGCTGCTCACCGCTGCGGCCATGCTTTACAAAGCGGTGCGTGGCCAACAAGTGCCTCGCCACTTGGCCGCCGCCGACGAAGCCCGCGCCAGCACCCCTCGCCACTGGAGCCTGCCGGTGCTCTTTGGTGCGTTGATCGGCACTTTTGTCACCCTCACCTCGGTCGGTGCGGGTGCCATTGGCGTGACCGTGCTGCTTTTGCTCTACCCGCTTTTGCCCCTGCCGCGCGTCGTTGCGGCAGATGTTGCCTATGCCGTGCCTCTGACCCTGGTGGCAGGCCTGGGTCATGCGTCCTTGGGCTCGGTCGATTGGCCATTGCTGGCCAAACTGCTGGTCGGTTCTTTACCGGGCATCTGGCTGGGCTCGCACCTGACCCACCACACGCCTGACCGCGTGATCCGCTCCTTGCTGTCCGTCTTGCTGGCCTGGGCTGGCACCAAACTGGTTTTGATCTGA
- a CDS encoding nitrite/sulfite reductase, protein MYQYTEFDQQFVRARAAQHRDQLERFEAGQLSADEFKPLRLQNGWYVQRYAPMLRVAVPYGEISAPQLQVLAQIAREYDTPEPALLANAQATQNKIAGLAPKLNTNCGHFTTRQNVQFNWIPLSKSADVMDLLASVNLHGIQTSGNCIRNTTTDELAGVAVDEVVDPRPYAELIRQWSTLHPEFAFLPRKFKIAITGADEDRAAIGWHDVGLQMVKNAAGEVGFKVLVGGGMGRTPSVGSVIREFLPWHQIINYLEAVIRVYNRWGRRDNIYKARIKILVRAEGQRYFDEVEAEYQDILVQDGGLHTIPQTEFDRVAACFAAPALNLPAATADWVAQAEADVGIEAAKTPAFARWLAQNVKPHQNPALRAVNLSFKRPGQAPGDATADQLDAAAALVSQFSAGEARVTHTQNLLLPWVRLDQLHALWLEAKALGLAQPNIGLLTDMIACPGGDYCALANARSLPLAAAITERYQDLDELNDLGRIDFHISGCINSCGHHHSGHIGILGVDKDGKEWYQVTLGGSDGKTLSGPSGPGKVVGPAFSSFEVPDVVEAVLDTYKALRLPAQGRHEYFIETLRRVGQDPFKAAANAARHPAEETTA, encoded by the coding sequence ATGTACCAATACACCGAATTTGACCAACAGTTCGTGCGCGCCCGCGCCGCACAGCACCGCGACCAACTCGAGCGCTTTGAGGCCGGCCAGCTGAGCGCCGACGAGTTCAAGCCCCTGCGTCTGCAAAACGGCTGGTACGTGCAACGCTACGCGCCCATGCTGCGTGTGGCTGTGCCGTATGGCGAAATTTCGGCCCCTCAGCTCCAAGTGCTGGCCCAAATTGCCCGTGAGTACGACACGCCCGAGCCCGCCCTGTTGGCCAACGCACAAGCCACCCAGAACAAGATTGCGGGCCTGGCCCCCAAGCTGAACACGAACTGTGGCCACTTCACCACCCGCCAGAACGTGCAGTTCAACTGGATTCCCTTGTCCAAATCGGCCGACGTGATGGACCTTTTGGCCAGCGTGAACCTGCACGGCATCCAGACCAGTGGCAACTGCATCCGCAACACCACCACCGACGAGCTGGCCGGGGTGGCGGTGGACGAAGTGGTCGATCCCCGGCCCTACGCCGAGCTGATCCGTCAGTGGAGCACGCTGCACCCCGAGTTTGCGTTTTTGCCGCGCAAATTCAAGATCGCCATCACGGGCGCTGATGAAGACCGCGCCGCCATTGGCTGGCACGACGTGGGCCTGCAGATGGTCAAAAATGCAGCGGGCGAGGTGGGCTTCAAGGTGCTGGTGGGCGGCGGCATGGGCCGCACGCCTTCGGTGGGCTCGGTGATCCGCGAGTTCCTGCCTTGGCACCAGATCATCAATTACCTCGAGGCCGTGATCCGCGTCTACAACCGCTGGGGACGCCGCGACAACATCTACAAAGCCCGCATCAAAATCTTGGTCAGGGCCGAAGGCCAGCGCTACTTTGACGAGGTCGAAGCCGAGTACCAAGACATCTTGGTCCAAGACGGCGGCCTGCACACCATCCCCCAAACCGAGTTCGACCGCGTGGCCGCCTGCTTTGCTGCACCAGCCTTGAACTTGCCAGCCGCCACCGCCGATTGGGTCGCTCAGGCCGAAGCCGATGTCGGCATCGAAGCGGCCAAAACACCCGCCTTTGCCCGCTGGCTGGCGCAAAACGTCAAGCCCCACCAGAACCCGGCCCTGCGTGCCGTGAACCTGTCCTTCAAGCGCCCGGGCCAAGCGCCGGGCGACGCCACCGCCGATCAGCTCGATGCTGCTGCTGCACTGGTGTCCCAGTTCTCCGCAGGCGAAGCCCGCGTGACCCACACCCAAAACCTGTTGCTGCCTTGGGTGCGCCTGGACCAGCTGCACGCCCTGTGGCTCGAGGCCAAGGCACTGGGCCTGGCCCAACCCAACATAGGCCTCTTGACCGACATGATCGCCTGCCCCGGCGGTGACTACTGCGCCCTGGCCAATGCCCGCTCCCTGCCGTTGGCGGCGGCGATCACCGAGCGCTATCAAGACCTGGACGAGTTGAACGACCTGGGCCGCATCGACTTCCACATCAGCGGCTGCATCAACTCGTGTGGTCACCACCACTCGGGCCACATCGGCATTTTGGGCGTGGACAAAGACGGCAAGGAGTGGTACCAGGTCACGCTGGGCGGCTCGGACGGTAAAACGCTGTCTGGCCCCTCCGGCCCCGGCAAAGTGGTTGGCCCCGCCTTCTCCTCGTTCGAAGTGCCCGACGTGGTCGAAGCGGTTTTGGACACCTACAAAGCGCTGCGCCTGCCCGCCCAAGGCCGCCACGAATACTTCATTGAAACCCTGCGCCGCGTAGGCCAGGACCCGTTCAAGGCAGCGGCCAATGCAGCACGCCACCCCGCCGAGGAAACCACCGCCTGA